A DNA window from Leishmania panamensis strain MHOM/PA/94/PSC-1 chromosome 27 sequence contains the following coding sequences:
- a CDS encoding hypothetical protein (TriTrypDB/GeneDB-style sysID: LpmP.27.0640), with product MKVELTLQYLDEWMLRWRKFQTESDWQIENNRQWWRQANMVTAGAVMGSLVMYTSGAATLRRQFGAPHFFDVGVDAKIKEAICDTMTSRWRYTPQGYGRLMLVGLPTFFVFAIAEHIQERRRLRAYVNQNTVFGEQARRLVQSGKVEEYLAVDIKASLPQSQMQLYA from the coding sequence ATGAAGGTCGAGCTGACGCTGCAGTACCTGGATGAGTGGATGCTCCGCTGGCGCAAGTTCCAGACGGAGAGCGACTGGCAGATTGAGAATAATcgccagtggtggcggcaggcAAACATGGTGACAGCTGGTGCGGTGATGGGGAGTCTCGTTATGTACACTTCCGGCGCTGCGACTCTTCGGCGCCAGTTCGGCGCCCCGCACTTCTTCGACGTCGGTGTGGACGCTAAGATCAAGGAGGCCATCTGCGATACCATGACGAGCCGCTGGCGCTACACCCCGCAGGGGTACGGGCGTCTGATGCTGGTTGGACTGCCCACCTTCTTTGTCTTTGCTATTGCCGAGCACATCCAGGAGCGTCGTCGCCTCCGCGCTTATGTGAACCAGAACACTGTGTTTGGTGAgcaggcgcgccgcctcgtgCAGAGCGGCAAAGTCGAGGAATACCTCGCAGTGGACATCAAGGCTTCACTCCCTCAGAGTCAGATGCAGCTGTACGCATAA
- a CDS encoding kinteoplast poly(A) polymerase complex 1 subunit, putative (TriTrypDB/GeneDB-style sysID: LpmP.27.0620), protein MLRFPKHAQGAHDTCLIMLHGTCRGVSSTPRRMQLQHRDRILGSHGAGLVNHQSMATVNIRPNFSRVQTAAPAADLFRTKVHEGLGTSDKDPYQRTLPNQESRPPESSVLRAAATTAPSLEEQQSLHQRWGTLQYWLGDQHPRLPLFLEGLLVKDALPVSPVAEAMVQSFAAEVIPGMAKQANPGAEERLRVLWRKADQAYSDLRRSHLFDKAAFERNLTALHARYQADMSALSPREDGILALEVLRRKAIAERNGFLQEELLPIVRNHLYFGHGDGVWRVFLDSVAAHKGDLFSSAKSPVSVTLGFAWEALMMEDAVRTPAMTAHVALYLLLVSISESHSRAPAELKVTSTHLDEGINAAEEHVMTAAFANLSPIVKRRFATEALKALLGEMRGCDRLAKALRSAGLYDLSRDVALCEATLDDRQLLRADVENIVDRFDSTAEVKSLLHSLMSGTEVAIKAHVSHVFQLSSAASKIHHVVDWDAAMAAVDWTHRWREHARELLSDPATLEAVYRLLKNATGAKQVTKRLFSDVYAAELEAALHRRKERAGARKARVEKLVQELTSYEQIESTLAVLRVAGTSLQELERAESAAALQRTVRRPEVDNSVLDLLLEAIRQRHPSWEKSGVLPAGASEATKSSMWYLECMTRIYIRLSYVPQAAAALMAQRTRRRLGPVGTELTQFNVPTEMGMVEQYDNLQYKRYDWQGWYQRMVDIHNRNVSIKCRLDDLKRLDAYGNPFVEMQVERRLRILADHRVGMGVLKLDSDKYEDQSDNVTYGSAKLSELLADARKAQLGREYWPSVEVKVRRPSGQSKTYYSVLDDARIEAKSVELYEKYREAKKRSLFVTPMDIWLDVKGMQVRKTAQTADAQGYTVDALQDAMDHDSNDKH, encoded by the coding sequence ATGCTGCGCTTCCCAAAGCATGCGCAGGGTGCGCACGACACGTGTCTGATTATGCTTCACGGCACATGTCGCGGTGTGTCATCAACACCTCGACGGATGCAACTGCAGCATCGTGACCGCATTCTCGGCTCGCATGGCGCGGGTCTTGTGAATCACCAGTCGATGGCAACGGTGAACATCCGTCCTAACTTCTCCCGGGTGCAAaccgccgcaccagcagccgaCCTTTTTCGCACCAAAGTGCACGAGGGCCTCGGCACTAGCGACAAGGACCCGTACCAACGCACGCTACCGAATCAAGAGTCCCGCCCACCAGAAAGCTCCGtgctgcgcgccgctgcgacgACTGCGCCGTCGCTCGAGGAGCAACAGTCTCTGCATCAGAGGTGGGGGACGCTGCAGTACTGGCTCGGCGACCAGCACCCAcgcctgcctctctttcttgaAGGACTGCTTGTCAAGGACGCACTGCCTGTTTCGCCAGTAGCTGAGGCCATGGTACAGAGCTTTGCTGCGGAGGTAATCCCGGGCATGGCAAAGCAGGCAAACCCtggggcggaggagaggctgAGGGTACTCTGGAGGAAGGCGGACCAGGCGTACAGTGACCTGAGAAGGTCTCATCTCTTTGACAAGGCCGCGTTCGAGCGCAATCTCACCGCACTGCACGCGCGCTACCAGGCAGACATGTCTGCATTGTCGCCGCGCGAGGATGGCATTTTGGCGCttgaggtgctgcggcggaaGGCCATTGCGGAGCGGAACGGTTtcctgcaggaggagctctTGCCGATAGTACGCAATCACCTATACTTTGGCCACGGGGATGGTGTGTGGCGTGTCTTTTTAGACAGCGTTGCGGCACATAAGGGGgacctcttctcctccgccaAGTCTCCTGTTAGCGTCACCCTTGGCTTTGCTTGGGAAGCACTCATGATGGAAGATGCGGTGCGCACCCCTGCCATGACGGCTCACGTGGCTCTCTACCTGCTACTAGTGTCGATCTCTGAAAGCCATAGTCGCGCTCCTGCGGAACTGAAGGTGACGTCAACTCACCTCGACGAAGGCATCAATGCCGCCGAGGAACACGTGATGACCGCAGCGTTCGCCAACCTGAGCCCGATCGTTAAGCGTCGCTTTGCCACAGAAGCCCTGAAAGCGTTGCTGGGAGAAATGAGGGGGTGTGACCGTCTCGCAAAGGCTCTGCGTTCCGCCGGACTGTATGACTTGAGCCGTGACGTTGCGCTGTGTGAGGCAACGCTGGACGACCGACAGCTCTTGCGGGCAGATGTGGAGAACATAGTGGACCGCTTCGACAGTACTGCTGAGGtgaagtcgctgctgcactcgctGATGAGTGGGACGGAAGTTGCCATCAAGGCGCACGTCAGCCACGTTTTTCAGCTCTCTAGTGCTGCGAGCAAGATCCATCACGTCGTAGACTGGGACGCTGCTATGGCTGCCGTCGACTGGACACACCGCTGGCGCGAGCATGCCCGTGAGCTGCTCTCCGACCCGGCTACGTTGGAGGCGGTGTACCGCCTGCTGAAGAACGCGACTGGTGCAAAGCAGGTTACGAAGCGCCTTTTTAGTGACGTGTATGCGGCTGAGCTGGAGGCAGCTCTGCACCGACGCAAGGAACGTGCGGGTGCACGCAAGGCCCGGGTGGAGAAGCTTGTTCAAGAGCTCACGTCGTATGAACAGATAGAGAGCACTCTTGCCGTGCTACGCGTGGCGGGGACGTCACTACAGGAGCTCGAGCGTGCCGAGtcagccgccgcgctgcagcggacCGTGCGCCGGCCTGAGGTGGACAACAGCGTGCTTGACCTCCTCTTAGAGGCCATTCGTCAGCGCCATCCATCCTGGGAGAAGTCAGGGGTCCTCCCAGCAGGCGCCTCTGAGGCAACCAAGTCATCGATGTGGTACTTGGAGTGCATGACACGGATATACATTCGCCTTTCATACGTCccacaggcagcagcggctctcaTGGCGCAGCGAACACGTCGCCGCCTTGGCCCTGTCGGGACGGAGCTGACGCAGTTCAACGTGCCAACGGAGATGGGTATGGTAGAGCAGTACGACAACTTGCAATACAAGCGGTACGACTGGCAAGGCTGGTACCAGCGCATGGTGGACATTCACAACCGCAACGTCTCCATTAAGTGCCGCCTCGACGATTTGAAGCGGCTGGATGCCTACGGAAACCCGTTTGTGGAGATGCAAGTGGAAAGGCGCCTGCGCATTCTCGCTGATCATCGCGTTGGCATGGGGGTGCTGAAGCTTGACAGTGACAAGTACGAGGATCAGTCCGATAATGTAACCTACGGCTCAGCAAAGCTGTctgagctgctggcggacgctcgcaaggcgcagctgggCAGGGAGTACTGGCCCTCGGTCGAGGTGAAGGTGCGCCGCCCGTCTGGGCAGAGCAAGACGTACTACTCCGTTCTCGATGATGCCCGCATCGAGGCGAAGAGCGTGGAGCTCTACGAGAAATACCGCGAGGCAAAGAAGCGCAGTCTCTTCGTAACGCCGATGGACATTTGGTTGGATGTGAAGGGCATGCAGGTGCGCAAGACGGCTCAGACGGCAGACGCACAAGGCTACACAGTGGATGCCCTGCAAGACGCGATGGACCATGACAGTAATGACAAACACTGA
- a CDS encoding hypothetical protein (TriTrypDB/GeneDB-style sysID: LpmP.27.0610) has product MPPYYEPLPASARPAHLLSSPPSWITNSQARSTTPANNGVNASSILKELPSEVLIPTFLILVLSSITVTAMNVVFNMFAHRDRMVMETFQQWRRVLWMSKAAHIVEAPSADQAPHMTQAHHPGAVTVTSTPAMSPVELYNSAAFFRGIAGPTALAASPTGTTTSSATDVVIVDRGGVGAVTLSFHAALGTPYTGDTAVLTEMEMYHEENPPAAVPAPVVAEALTNTMEAVRRESQRIIFEFHPYYIILCATKAFAMLLYIQYHFGRIDGGWRRFCICGAANIFSGLLTPVWEYTMMVLLPRDLDRTTPVVVKEEKKTDSVFIVELLLRISSLELNDLPTVLVQGTSFVAFAAVLVPLLCVFCLSGLVRYLWIYVPLWLVYFVVRQIYYQGAGTLPSARARNSAAVMGMTSEMLKAFLMKMLTVLVLLFTMQSSLLLGLAWAEGATYDEGLEYMMTQEFGFHTGAFASSFRKVCLVSQLFL; this is encoded by the coding sequence ATGCCGCCGTATTACGAGCCCCTGCCGGCCTCTGCCAGGCCTGCTCACCTACTTTCGTCGCCACCTTCTTGGATCACTAACTCCCAGGCACGGTCAACCACTCCAGCGAACAACGGGGTGAACGCGTCTTCGATTCTGAAGGAACTCCCATCGGAGGTTCTGATACCGACGTTTCTCATCTTGGTGTTGTCCAGTATTACGGTGACGGCCATGAACGTCGTGTTCAACATGTTTGCCCACAGGGATCGCATGGTGATGGAGACGTTCCAGCAATGGCGCCGCGTGCTGTGGATGAGCAAGGCGGCTCACATTGTCGAGGCACCATCTGCCGACCAGGCGCCCCATATGACGCAGGCGCACCACCCAGGTGCCGTGACAGTGACCAGCACCCCTGCGATGTCACCAGTAGAGCTGTacaacagcgccgccttcttccgTGGGATTGCCGGCCCCACAGCCTTGGCGGCGTCCCCTACCGGTACCACGACGTCTTCTGCAACGGATGTCGTCATAGTTGATCGGGGTGGTGTTGGCGCAGTAACACTGTCCTTTCACGCGGCGTTAGGGACGCCGTACACCGGAGATACCGCTGTACTTACAGAGATGGAGATGTACCACGAGGAGAACCCACCCGCGGCGGTGCCTGCGCCGGTAGTGGCGGAGGCCCTCACAAACAcgatggaggcggtgcggcgggAGAGCCAGCGCATTATCTTCGAGTTCCACCCATACTACATCATTCTCTGTGCCACCAAGGCCTTTGCGATGCTCCTTTATATTCAATATCATTTTGGCAGAATCGACGGGGGCTGGCGCCGGTTTTGCATCTGCGGTGCGGCGAACATCTTCTCCGGCCTCCTTACCCCAGTTTGGGAGTACACCATGATGGTGCTCCTCCCACGAGACCTCGACCGCACCACGCCGGTGGtagtgaaggaggagaagaaaacagaCTCTGTCTTTatcgtggagctgctgctgcgcatcagcagcctTGAGCTGAATGACTTACCGACAGTTCTGGTTCAAGGCACCAGCTTCGTGGCGTTTGCCGCGGTACTCGTGCCGCTTCTTTGCGTATTTTGCTTGTCAGGTCTCGTACGGTACCTGTGGATTTACGTGCCTCTCTGGCTTGTGTACTTTGTGGTGCGCCAGATCTACTACCAAGGCGCTGGCACCCTTCCCTCCGCCAGGGCGCGCAACTCTGCGGCTGTAATGGGCATGACGAGTGAGATGCTGAAGGCGTTCCTGATGAAGATGCTTACCGTGcttgtgctgctcttcacgATGCAGTCCAGCTTATTGCTCGGTCTGGCGTGGGCGGAGGGGGCGACGTACGATGAGGGACTGGAGTACATGATGACGCAGGAGTTCGGCTTTCATACAGGCGCCTTTGCGTCCTCGTTCCGGAAAGTGTGTTTGGTGAGTCAGTTATTCTTGTGA
- a CDS encoding hypothetical protein (TriTrypDB/GeneDB-style sysID: LpmP.27.0630) gives MFDALPSNTAPEAADAASVERAALAYERVRRDNELQRYLQTRKAYEVACIARGRCLLVLQSHNQTLRLLQQVIGDVKTALEATLKKRLLVRESTVTAAETLVASCCYKKAEQGLVALLTREKRHDELLQVVDSPTRPPATGTPPIPQMFSTDSRADEPVAPSSQRFMMRPLLTLAELQLHYTPLLLHQRLPLFSELARAQRLVYGYRGSPRVAHALAAAPTSVLQQCRVQVLQARASLASARATQQSLKERLYHLQQVLRRSRPVHAGSGVYLDDGVAEEIQAQLRRELAVGCVTLLRILCENGSDAFDERGRLRTA, from the coding sequence ATGTTCGACGCATTGCCCTCCAACACCGCACCGGAagctgccgacgccgctTCTGTCGAACGTGCCGCGCTCGCGTACGAGCGAGTGCGGCGTGAcaatgagctgcagcgctactTGCAGACCCGAAAAGCTTACGAAGTCGCGTGCATTGCACGTGGGCGTTGCCTACTTGTCCTGCAGTCACACAACCAGACGCTGCGCCTACTTCAGCAGGTGATTGGAGATGTGAAGACTGCTCTAGAGGCCACACTGAAGAAAAGGTTACTAGTGCGAGAGTCCACTGTCACCGCTGCGGAGACGCTGGTGGCATCTTGTTGCTACAAAAAGGCTGAGCAAGGCCTTGTGGCTTTGCTGACGCGTGAGAAGCGCCACGATGAACTGCTACAGGTCGTCGACTCACCTACACGGCCGCCTGCCACTGGGACTCCTCCAATACCGCAGATGTTTTCAACTGATTCTCGTGCTGACGAGCCTGTCGCACCATCGTCTCAGAGGTTCATGATGCGTCCACTGCTCACCCTGGCCGAGTTGCAACTGCACTACACGCCTCTATTGCTCCACCAACGCCTGCCGCTCTTTTCAGAGTTGGCGCGTGCTCAGCGGCTGGTGTACGGCTATCGTGGGAGCCCCAGAGTGGCGCACGCGCTCGCGGCCGCACCGACatctgtgctgcagcagtgccgagTACAAGTTTTGCAAGCACGGGCCTCGCTTGCTAGCGCGAGAGCAACTCAGCAGTCTCTAAAGGAGCGTCTTTACCACCTACAACAGGTACTGCGCCGAAGCAGACCTGTtcacgccggcagcggcgtgtaTCTGGATGACGGTGTGGCTGAGGAAATTCAAGCACAACTTCGCCGAGAACTCGCCGTCGGTTGCGTCACGCTGCTACGTATTCTCTGCGAGAATGGGAGTGATGCGTTTGACGAGAGGGGGCGACTGAGGACTGCTTGA
- a CDS encoding hypothetical protein (TriTrypDB/GeneDB-style sysID: LpmP.27.0590): protein MPVKINDSPNTLSSPLSDSVDLGNFPIPTPLVSAGWLDAVHSARPPTARPPAVASGASNTCAAAPLRLSSAAGKTHAQRRARNEHTPTASRNSAEMSAMLSPIPVNADDSDVPIQQLLSPVEKMTRPGNYSTSKSLARGSTATPAPPSARTQLNARRSTSAPSRQASWGPFPAKSASEAMPAPPTTTVLPPPPVASQQTPIGDSHVAAANTLSTTAQLHSDDDTIAFADGSPQRHDQQSTTPYSSALMQALSRTEGAAALTSPWASATQRGGPSAYYSEGDAGNGSSSDVPPDMYVEAMKAKVAKQQWMALERARQEVLEEARRRRDCPFAPQVSRYAARIQRPASLRPENRFSAEMIRRKQWVAKRQQEEVERELQSCTFRPLTLRTAQLDPTAIESPRAATTVFHDLYAEAENRRAFEHDVKPQLVHQLEEHRRSSPAPLRPGQLAEVVERLCARGVVRSGVVAVPQKDNTDGAPYEGSARTVECPGVPPDVHHPTLSLETKRIVAVQVASGVRDGNIVKQLYRHSEQGVVRGQLKRELDREQERLARAEEAIALAQERKRLQQEYYRSVLVAKFRALARHVASAQHCSYRTTAPQSVVQMARAALDILSTEEAEELLGAVEHCGRHRLTEDEFAAVVFRYLAEQEATPVQSALLRNAPPPLRVFRRAASAATLKRADSAPGAAASAESSPSALPRVKREKPDPEVIGQVRARRAQQLAEWTKESQRQRPITDGVLADGADYTFQPAPRRLIPYACRPDMSVPVKSTKSEMLRRAHLSARMYGIAPALGVDSMARPLSAQRLTPSRTTTRELFSRGTLNPASLWTRERSRSAAARSEAQTAPEGGAAALTSTVSGPVVTPRATCSRPCAGPAQALSALPTSRKAPAEAELQCHSYVATLVGRSAAAPRQRASMSKGYPSALAARHPCASSCHGRGNLLTASPSLAEQIMHSTPEDRARIGHELLLRQIREHQRRSAA, encoded by the coding sequence ATGCCGGTCAAGATCAACGATTCGCCGAACACTTTGTCGTCGCCGTTGAGCGACTCGGTGGATCTTGGCAACTTTCCTATACCAACGCCGTTGGTCTCGGCAGGGTGGCTGGATGCAGTGCATAGCGCACGGCCACCAACTGCGCGGCCGCCAGCGGTCGCTTCCGGCGCCAGCAACACctgtgcggcagcgccactgcgcctgagcagtgccgctggaaagacgcacgcgcagaggaGAGCCCGCAATGAACACACGCCTACGGCAAGTCGGAATTCGGCAGAGATGTCAGCGATGCTGAGTCCCATCCCGGTTAACGCAGACGACTCCGATGTCCCTATACAGCAACTCCTCTCGCCCGTAGAGAAAATGACAAGGCCAGGCAACTACTCCACCTCTAAAAGTCTAGCGCGCGGCTCTACGGccacgccagcgccaccatCAGCACGAACACAACTGAACGCACGTCGCTCCACGTCTGCACCCTCACGCCAGGCGTCGTGGGGTCCTTTCCCTGCAAAATCCGCTTCGGAAGCAATGCCCGCACCACCGACCacgacggtgctgccaccacctcctgttGCATCTCAACAGACTCCCATTGGCGACAGTCATGTGGCCGCAGCGAACACGCtgagcaccacagcacagttgcacagcgacgacgacaccaTTGCCTTCGCTGACGGCTCACCGCAACGCCACGACCAACAGTCAACTACACCGTACTCATCTGCATTAATGCAAGCGCTGTCGCGCACAGagggtgcagcggcgctaaCGAGTCCGTGGGCCTCAGCAACGCAGCGTGGGGGCCCCTCCGCGTACTACTCAGAGGGTGACGCCGGCAACGGGAGCTCCAGCGACGTCCCTCCTGACATGTAcgtggaggcgatgaaggCGAAAGTGGCCAAGCAGCAGTGGATGGCCCTCGAGAGAGCGCGGCAGGAGGTgctcgaggaggcgcgccgTCGACGTGACTGTCCATTCGCCCCTCAAGTTTCCCGTTACGCCGCACGCATCCAGAGacctgcctctctccgtccCGAGAACCGTTTCAGCGCTGAGATGATCCGCCGCAAGCAATGGGTGGCCAAGAGGCAgcaggaagaggtggagcgTGAGCTGCAGTCGTGCACTTTCCGCCCCTTGACCCTGCGGACTGCTCAACTAGACCCCACCGCTATCGAGTCTCCCCGGGCGGCGACTACTGTGTTCCACGACCTCTACGCAGAGGCCGAGAACCGCCGTGCATTTGAGCATGACGTCAAGCCGCAGCTTGTCCATCAGCTAGAGGAGCACCGGCGATCATCTCCGGCGCCTCTGAGGCCTGGGCAGCTGGCAGAGGTTGTAGAGCGTTTGTGCGCCCGTGGCGTAGTGCGTAGCGGGGTTGTAGCCGTACCGCAGAAGGATAATACGGATGGTGCTCCATACGAGGGCAGTGCTCGAACAGTGGAGTGTCCTGGCGTACCGCCAGATGTGCATCACCCAACCTTGTCCCTTGAAACGAAGCGCATTGTGGCTGTCCAGGTGGCCTCGGGCGTGCGCGATGGCAACATTGTAAAGCAGCTGTACCGCCACTCGGAGCAAGGCGTCGTGCGAGGTCAGCTGAAACGCGAGCTAGACcgggagcaggagcggcttGCACGGGCAGAGGAGGCCATAGCCCTTGCCCAAGAGCGCAAGCGTCTTCAGCAAGAGTACTATCGCTCTGTGCTAGTTGCCAAGTTCCGCGCGCTTGCTAGGCACGTGGCATCCGCGCAGCACTGCTCATACCGAACCACCGCACCGCAATCTGTCGTACAGATGGCTCGCGCTGCCCTGGACATCCTGAGCACTGAGGAGGCAGAAGAACTCCTTGGTGCCGTGGAGCACTGCGGGCGACACAGGCTGACAGAAGACGAGTTTGCTGCGGTCGTGTTTCGGTACTTGGCGGAGCAAGAGGCGACCCCTGTGCAaagtgcgctgctgcgcaatgCCCCGCCCCCGCTACGCGTGTTTCGCAGGGCTGCAAGCGCCGCCACACTGAAGCGAGCAGACAGTGCCccaggtgccgccgccagcgcggaGAGCTCCCCTTCTGCGTTGCCACGCgtgaagcgagagaaacCAGATCCCGAAGTGATTGGGCAGGTTCGCGCACGaagagcgcagcagctggcggaaTGGACAAAGGAAAGTCAGCGTCAACGCCCCATCACAGATGGGGTGCTTGCCGATGGTGCCGACTACACCTTCCagccggcgccgcggcgcttGATCCCGTACGCGTGCAGGCCAGACATGTCCGTGCCGGTAAAGTCAACGAAGAGCGagatgctgcggcgcgccCACTTGAGTGCGCGGATGTATGGCATTGCCCCAGCACTTGGGGTTGACTCCATGGCACGCCCTCTCTCAGCCCAGAGACTAACACCATCCCGTACAACAACCCGAGAGCTGTTTTCACGGGGCACTTTAAATCCGGCTTCACTGTGGACGCGCGAGCGGTCGCGGAGTGCCGCAGCTCGCAGCGAGGCACAGACAGCGCCGgaaggcggcgccgcagcacttACATCCACTGTGAGCGGGCCAGTGGTAACTCCGCGTGCAACGTGTTCGCGTCCATGTGCAGGACCTGCACAGGCGCTCTCCGCCTTACCTACTAGTAGAAAGGCCCCGGCAGAGGCGGAACTACAATGCCACTCCTACGTTGCGACGCTTGTGGgacgctctgctgcagcacctcggcagcGCGCATCGATGAGCAAAGGTTACCCAAGCGCGCTGGCAGCGCGCCACCCCTGTGCGAGCTCCTGCCATGGGCGTGGTAATTTGTTGACGGCATCACCGTCTTTGGCTGAGCAAATTATGCATAGCACTCCGGAAGACCGAGCGCGTATTGGgcatgagctgctgctgcgccaaaTACGAGAGCATCAGCGCCGCTCCGCTGCGTGA
- a CDS encoding hypothetical protein (TriTrypDB/GeneDB-style sysID: LpmP.27.0600), whose amino-acid sequence MVDYHLPALTATNGKKPIPSPKKKTDDHILCQEYAGYIAQLRGLLEETTGQPPAGVRTAEVERRIALIQSALEEVERLNANTRWRIEHDKAQRVLDTYKRRINAEEEAEKRLQDAEKQRTAQLEEARSLQLAYYKNRNDRIEAKAHQCRAHNEQMQEQTVMKASSKEERRTRNLANLDAERQRTQKELHDREQARQDYARKLRERQAAKDAQTLAEKARLAEIRRQEREAKLCAICESKRSKWMAKKEASSSKSVVVWKNGEAILETKLKDHNDLVEELEQRRLQQESRYAEEKAELEAYIQQRRQIHAVRQERQRENLRKLVDKRVTRGVEIVKAAEEKKERAEQAKERQVMQYVKAGKLLDESVRLHRERVQRLQDRRTNESLAQHYRRWNHRAARIMEELHDAMAEEETRIKAEAEQHGAAATNQRGSAAYADNQCSWGSGPHVAAPQHGYQIVSLPSPTEFAV is encoded by the coding sequence ATGGTGGATTATCATCTGCCGGCTCTCACGGCCACCAATGGCAAGAAGCCCATACCCTcgccgaaaaaaaagacggaCGACCATATCCTCTGCCAGGAGTATGCCGGCTACATTGCACAGCTGCGTGGGCTTCTTGAAGAAACCACGGGGCAACCACCAGCGGGCGTGCGCACGGCCGAGGTTGAACGCCGCATCGCCTTGATCCAGTCCGCTTTAGAAGAGGTAGAGCGACTGAACGCGAATACCCGCTGGCGCATCGAGCACGACAAGGCCCAACGCGTTTTAGATACTTACAAGCGACGCATCaatgcggaggaggaggctgagaAGAGGCTACAGGATGCCGAAAAGCAGCGCACGGCGCAGCTAGAGGAGGCACGGAGCCTGCAGCTTGCCTACTACAAAAATCGCAACGATCGCATCGAGGCAAAGGCGCATCAGTGCCGGGCTCACAATGAGCAAATGCAGGAGCAGACGGTGATGAAGGCGAGCTCGAAGGAAGAGCGTCGCACACGCAACTTAGCCAACCTCGACGCTGAGCGCCAACGCACGCAAAAAGAGCTGCACGACCGCGAGCAGGCAAGACAAGACTACGCACGCAAGTTGCGCGAGCGTCAGGCCGCAAAGGATGCTCAGACGCTGGCTGAGAAAGCGCGGTTGGCTGAAATCCGTCggcaggagagggaagcaaagCTATGTGCCATTTGCGAGTCAAAGCGCAGCAAGTGGATGGCAAAGAAGGAGGCCAGCAGCTCGAAGTCGGTGGTTGTGTGGAAGAACGGCGAGGCCATCCTCGAGACGAAGCTTAAGGATCACAACGACCTTGTAGAGGAGTTagagcagcgacggctgcagcaggaaAGCCGCTACGccgaggagaaggcggaacTGGAGGCGTAcattcagcagcgccggcaaaTTCACGCCGTGCGGCAGGAGCGGCAACGCGAGAACCTCCGCAAACTCGTCGACAAGCGCGTGACGCGTGGCGTGGAAATTGTGAAggctgcggaggagaaaaaagagcgggCGGAACAGGCGAAGGAGCGGCAGGTGATGCAGTACGTCAAGGCAGGAAAGCTGCTCGATGAAAGTGTACGACTTCACCGCGAGCGTGTGCAAAGGCTTCAGGATCGTCGCACGAACGAATCCCTGGCACAACATTACAGGCGCTGGAACCACCGCGCCGCGCGCATcatggaggagctgcacgacgCTATGGCGGAGGAAGAAACCAGGATAAAGGCGGAAGCCGAGCAgcatggcgctgcagcaaccaACCAGCGCGGGTCAGCGGCGTATGCTGACAACCAGTGTTCCTGGGGATCGGGTCCACACGTCGCCGCCCCTCAACACGGATACCAAATCGTGTCGCTCCCGTCCCCCACAGAGTTCGCTGTCTAG